One Bacillota bacterium genomic window carries:
- a CDS encoding DNA-directed RNA polymerase subunit omega, whose amino-acid sequence MMHPSLDKLFDKVDSRYTLVVAAAKRARQLMEGKKPLVNSGTDKPVTVALEEIYEGKVKYERTKSGIK is encoded by the coding sequence ATGATGCACCCTTCACTTGATAAACTCTTCGACAAGGTAGATAGTCGCTATACCCTGGTCGTGGCCGCAGCGAAACGTGCGCGGCAGTTGATGGAGGGGAAAAAACCACTCGTCAATTCCGGCACGGATAAGCCTGTAACGGTCGCCCTCGAGGAGATATATGAGGGGAAGGTCAAGTACGAGAGGACTAAATCGGGAATAAAGTAG
- the purD gene encoding phosphoribosylamine--glycine ligase, whose translation MKVLVVGGGGREHALVWKIAQSPTVDKVYCAPGNPGIAELAECVTPGDSVGALADFACEHDIDLTVVGPEAPLVAGIVDEFKHRGLAVFGPTRAAAMLESSKAFAKDFMARHDIPTAEHRTFNRLDDALRFIDAFAGFEAGRPLVVKADGLAAGKGVIIAENRKDAEAAARSIMAERAFGAAGDRVVIEEFLEGEEVTVLAFSDGATVVPMVSSQDHKRLMDGDAGPNTGGMGAYAPVPAVSEPLRERVLREILAPAVRGMAEEGTPYAGVLYAGLILTVDGPKVLEFNARFGDPEAQVVLPLLETDLISIIEAVLAGRLASSDIRWRKGAAACVVLVSGGYPGRYETGKEIRGLEQLEGLEGVVAFHASTKLAGGRLVTAGGRVLDITALGDCVGDAVARAYEACERVGFEGAYYRRDIGWRAGAHRDRIAGRKKF comes from the coding sequence ATGAAGGTCCTTGTTGTCGGCGGGGGCGGGCGCGAGCACGCCCTCGTCTGGAAGATAGCTCAAAGCCCAACGGTGGATAAGGTATACTGCGCGCCGGGAAACCCCGGCATAGCTGAGCTTGCAGAGTGCGTAACGCCGGGTGACTCGGTGGGCGCGCTCGCCGACTTCGCCTGCGAACACGATATTGATCTCACCGTCGTAGGCCCCGAGGCCCCGCTCGTGGCCGGAATTGTGGACGAGTTCAAACATAGGGGCCTTGCAGTCTTCGGTCCCACCAGAGCGGCCGCGATGCTGGAGTCGAGCAAGGCGTTTGCAAAGGATTTTATGGCTCGCCACGACATACCTACCGCTGAGCACAGGACGTTTAACAGGCTCGATGACGCCCTTCGCTTCATAGACGCCTTTGCCGGGTTTGAGGCCGGGCGCCCCCTGGTTGTGAAGGCCGATGGACTCGCGGCCGGCAAGGGCGTGATTATCGCTGAGAATAGGAAGGATGCTGAGGCCGCGGCGCGGTCCATCATGGCTGAGCGGGCCTTCGGCGCGGCGGGTGACAGGGTTGTGATCGAGGAATTCCTAGAGGGCGAGGAGGTTACGGTTCTGGCCTTTAGTGACGGCGCGACGGTGGTTCCTATGGTCTCGTCCCAGGACCACAAACGCCTCATGGATGGGGATGCCGGACCCAATACAGGTGGGATGGGCGCATACGCGCCAGTCCCTGCAGTTAGCGAACCGCTCCGGGAGAGGGTGCTCCGCGAGATCCTGGCGCCGGCCGTCCGGGGCATGGCGGAGGAAGGGACTCCATATGCAGGGGTGCTCTACGCCGGCCTGATCCTGACGGTGGACGGCCCAAAGGTTCTCGAATTCAACGCCAGGTTCGGCGACCCCGAGGCCCAGGTGGTTCTCCCGCTCCTCGAGACCGATCTCATATCGATAATCGAGGCCGTGCTCGCAGGGCGACTCGCATCCTCCGATATCAGGTGGCGCAAGGGGGCGGCAGCTTGCGTGGTCCTCGTTTCGGGCGGTTATCCAGGGCGCTACGAAACGGGCAAGGAGATTAGGGGCCTTGAACAGCTCGAGGGCCTTGAGGGCGTCGTGGCATTTCACGCCAGCACGAAGCTCGCAGGGGGCAGGCTCGTCACGGCAGGCGGCAGGGTCCTCGACATCACTGCACTGGGCGACTGCGTGGGTGACGCAGTGGCGCGCGCCTATGAGGCATGCGAGAGGGTTGGGTTTGAGGGCGCCTATTACCGCAGGGATATCGGCTGGCGCGCAGGCGCGCACCGGGACCGGATAGCAGGCCGGAAAAAGTTTTAA
- the aspS gene encoding aspartate--tRNA(Asn) ligase — MERILAGDTANYIGRDVVLEGWVHNVRSLGGLSFLILRDRTGIVQCVGDACGCADEIDGLPTESVVRVRGKVRADGRAPGGVEVEVAGVEVINPAIENIPFEINKNGINAGLDVQLDNRVISLRHATSQAIFRVAAEIVRIFREYLGSQGFIEVFTPKIVASGTEGGSALFPVDYFGRRAFLAQSPQFYKQMAVGAGFERVFEVGHAYRAEEHNTSRHLNEYVSLDLEMGFIKDEGDVMDVEEGFIRSLLSELERTRKADFDACGAKIPVLPPGACIPRLRFSEVVAILRDEHGLDLSRRSDLDPESERLICDYCAERLGSEFVFVTHFPRSARPMYAMPDRDDPKLSRSFDLLFRGLEVTTGGQRIHKHDMLVESIKARGLDPATFEHYLKAFTHGMPPHGGLAIGLERITARLMGLGNVREASLFPRDRDRLTP, encoded by the coding sequence ATGGAGAGGATTCTGGCAGGGGATACTGCAAATTACATAGGCAGGGATGTGGTGCTCGAGGGCTGGGTTCATAATGTCAGGTCGCTGGGCGGCCTTTCATTTTTGATCCTGCGGGATAGGACCGGGATTGTACAGTGTGTTGGCGATGCCTGCGGGTGCGCGGATGAGATAGACGGGCTCCCGACTGAGTCGGTTGTGAGGGTTCGCGGCAAGGTCCGCGCCGATGGCCGGGCCCCGGGCGGGGTCGAGGTCGAAGTAGCCGGGGTTGAGGTTATAAACCCCGCCATCGAGAATATACCTTTCGAGATAAACAAGAACGGGATCAATGCCGGCCTCGACGTCCAGCTCGATAACAGGGTGATCAGCCTGCGCCACGCGACCTCCCAGGCGATATTCCGCGTGGCGGCCGAGATCGTGCGCATCTTCAGGGAATACCTCGGGAGCCAGGGATTCATCGAGGTTTTCACCCCCAAGATCGTGGCGTCCGGCACCGAGGGAGGGTCGGCCCTCTTCCCCGTCGATTATTTCGGCAGGAGGGCATTTCTGGCCCAGAGCCCCCAATTTTACAAGCAGATGGCTGTGGGGGCCGGTTTCGAGCGTGTATTCGAGGTGGGGCACGCCTACCGGGCCGAGGAGCACAACACCTCGCGCCATCTCAACGAGTACGTCAGCCTCGACCTGGAGATGGGCTTCATCAAAGACGAGGGCGATGTGATGGATGTGGAGGAGGGGTTCATAAGGTCCCTCCTATCCGAGTTGGAGCGGACGCGCAAGGCCGATTTCGATGCCTGCGGGGCGAAGATCCCCGTGCTTCCGCCGGGGGCGTGCATACCGCGCCTGCGCTTCAGCGAGGTCGTGGCGATACTCAGGGATGAACACGGCCTTGATCTCTCGCGCCGGAGCGACCTCGACCCGGAGAGCGAGCGCCTCATATGCGACTATTGCGCTGAGAGACTGGGATCGGAGTTTGTTTTCGTTACGCATTTCCCGCGGAGCGCACGGCCCATGTACGCCATGCCGGATAGGGATGACCCGAAGCTGAGCCGGAGCTTTGACCTCCTTTTCAGGGGGCTCGAGGTGACCACCGGCGGGCAGCGGATACACAAGCATGACATGCTGGTGGAGAGCATCAAGGCCCGGGGCCTCGATCCCGCGACGTTTGAGCACTATCTCAAGGCATTCACCCACGGCATGCCGCCCCACGGAGGGCTTGCGATCGGGCTCGAACGCATTACAGCGAGGCTCATGGGCCTCGGCAATGTGAGGGAGGCATCCCTCTTCCCGCGCGACAGGGACCGGCTCACCCCGTAG
- a CDS encoding DUF370 domain-containing protein: MDIKLINIGFGNIVAANRIVAIVSPESAPIKRIIQEARERGMLIDATYGRRTRAVVMTDSDHVILSAVQPETVAHRLTGKDAADGGE, translated from the coding sequence ATGGACATAAAACTAATCAACATAGGCTTTGGGAATATCGTCGCCGCAAACAGGATCGTCGCCATCGTGAGCCCTGAATCCGCTCCAATTAAAAGGATCATCCAGGAGGCGCGTGAGCGTGGCATGCTTATAGACGCCACTTACGGCCGGCGGACGCGCGCTGTGGTGATGACCGACAGCGATCATGTCATTCTCTCAGCTGTTCAGCCCGAAACGGTTGCCCACAGGTTAACGGGCAAAGATGCTGCCGATGGCGGAGAGTAG
- a CDS encoding integration host factor: MPLPKLTPEEKRAALEKAQEMRSKRAQLRQSLKQGKITLEKILNHPEDDVVSKMRVAYLLESLPRIGRVRTRKIMEEVGIHESRRIQGLGVRQKEALLKRLAK; the protein is encoded by the coding sequence GTGCCTTTACCTAAATTGACGCCGGAAGAGAAGAGGGCGGCCCTGGAAAAGGCCCAGGAGATGCGCAGCAAGAGGGCGCAGCTGAGACAGAGCCTCAAACAGGGCAAGATAACCCTCGAGAAGATTCTCAATCACCCGGAGGATGACGTGGTATCCAAGATGAGAGTTGCTTACCTTTTGGAATCGCTCCCGCGGATAGGGAGGGTGCGCACTCGCAAGATCATGGAGGAGGTCGGCATACACGAATCCCGGCGGATTCAGGGGCTTGGGGTGAGGCAGAAGGAAGCTCTCCTGAAACGGCTCGCAAAGTGA
- the gmk gene encoding guanylate kinase, protein MNKTETGEGGLKRSQGFLIVLSGPSGSGKNTLVNEILRVLPGIRYSVSATTRPQGPGEIDGRDYYFVTPERFDEMIKNDDLLEWATVYGHRYGTPRRPIEENVGSGLDVILDIDIQGARQVRARWPNGVFIFLLPPSLDELRRRIMRRSRDSRESIELRLRSAYDELKAVTEYDYVIVNDTIEEAARKLAAVITAERLRVKRYEWVPARWPRQLGRDKIDHDAPFT, encoded by the coding sequence ATGAACAAGACAGAGACAGGAGAAGGGGGACTCAAGAGGAGCCAGGGTTTCCTGATTGTACTATCCGGGCCGTCCGGGTCGGGAAAGAATACCCTGGTAAACGAGATCCTCAGGGTCTTGCCGGGTATCAGGTATTCGGTCTCGGCCACGACAAGGCCTCAGGGTCCCGGGGAGATCGATGGAAGGGATTATTATTTCGTGACCCCCGAACGTTTTGATGAGATGATAAAGAACGATGATCTGCTAGAATGGGCTACCGTCTATGGCCATCGCTATGGGACTCCCCGGAGACCGATAGAGGAGAATGTAGGGTCGGGGCTCGATGTGATCCTTGATATTGATATCCAGGGGGCTCGACAGGTGCGGGCCAGGTGGCCCAATGGCGTTTTTATCTTCCTCCTGCCACCTTCCCTGGACGAGCTCAGGCGGCGCATAATGAGGCGATCCAGGGACTCCCGGGAATCTATCGAACTGAGGTTGCGTTCGGCCTATGATGAGCTGAAGGCCGTGACCGAGTACGACTATGTTATTGTGAACGATACAATTGAGGAGGCGGCTCGGAAGCTTGCGGCGGTGATAACGGCTGAACGTCTCAGGGTAAAGAGGTACGAATGGGTGCCTGCCCGTTGGCCACGTCAGCTTGGGAGGGATAAGATAGACCATGATGCACCCTTCACTTGA
- a CDS encoding cation-translocating P-type ATPase, whose protein sequence is MTIKEVEAALRTDVERGLSRRDAEKRLSRYGPNVLRKTRHRSPVRMLISQFTDFMVLVLLGAIAASAALGEMGDALAIMTIVLMNAFLGFIQEYRAERSLEALKELSAPEARVLRDGSLKSVPASQVVPGDILLLEVGDRVAADCRLIEAFSLEMNESALTGESIPSSKQASGVLPAAIELAERRNMIYMGTTATRGRGRAIVVATGMDSEIGRITGLIQEVRDETTPLQRRLEHLGKWLVAACIAICVLISAMGILRGEGLIPMFLAGVSLAVAAIPEGLPAIVTIALAIGVQRMSARHAIVRRLMAVETLGCTTVICSDKTGTLTRNEMTVCELNLMGRVIEISGTGYDPKGEFTERGRPIDPQKDPGLVTALEVGVLCNNARLERDGVALGPKWREKRGANRDREEAARPRAGHPRAGADRNRGRGTGGRWGVIGDPTEGALVVAGAKAGLWKDDLARRLEWLGEIPFDSDRKRMTVVFKRGEDVVAYVKGAPDFLVELCSSVMKSATVTVTAAAISNTAAASPLTPGTRRAVLEQNMKMAGRGLRVLGLAYRVLPRGLKVDKIGLEDAEWIERDLTFIGLAGMIDPPREESKKALDSARRAGVRTIMITGDHEGTAAAVARELGLLGDGDGNEDGDGGRVVTGSILESMSDARLDREVDHINVFARVAPRHKLRIVRSLKRRGEIVAMTGDGVNDAPAIKEADIGIAMGRSGTDVAKEASSMILADDNYATIVAAIEEGRAIYDNIRKFIRYLLACNVGEVLTMLLTVLTGLPLPLLPIQILWINLVTDGLPALALGIDPTEPGVMNRKPRSPKESIFARGLGLKIISQGVFIGLCTVAVFVAELYLSSGDLIRSRSAAFTTLVLSQLFYVFLCRSETRSIPDMSFGGNPYLTGAVLVSCAMQLLAIYLPALRLVFRTATLGLLDWVLVLTLSGWSSALSVMARGVKRIVVRKLSVLRV, encoded by the coding sequence ATGACTATTAAGGAAGTAGAGGCGGCCCTCAGGACCGACGTGGAACGTGGCCTGTCAAGGCGAGACGCAGAGAAGAGGCTCTCCAGGTACGGCCCGAACGTCCTCCGCAAGACGCGGCACCGCTCCCCGGTCCGCATGCTAATCAGCCAATTCACAGACTTCATGGTGCTCGTGCTTCTTGGCGCCATCGCAGCCTCGGCCGCCCTCGGCGAGATGGGGGACGCCCTTGCGATCATGACGATAGTCCTCATGAACGCCTTCCTCGGGTTCATCCAGGAATACAGGGCTGAGCGATCGCTCGAGGCCCTGAAGGAGCTGTCGGCCCCCGAGGCCAGGGTCCTGCGGGACGGCAGCTTGAAGTCGGTTCCAGCATCCCAGGTGGTGCCGGGCGATATCCTCCTCCTGGAGGTTGGCGACAGGGTTGCAGCTGATTGCAGGCTTATCGAGGCCTTCAGCCTCGAGATGAATGAATCGGCTCTGACAGGTGAATCAATCCCCAGCTCGAAGCAGGCATCGGGCGTGCTGCCCGCCGCTATAGAGCTCGCCGAGAGACGCAACATGATCTATATGGGGACGACGGCCACGAGGGGACGCGGGCGGGCGATCGTGGTGGCGACCGGCATGGACAGCGAGATAGGGAGGATCACCGGCCTCATCCAGGAGGTCCGGGATGAGACGACGCCGCTCCAGCGCAGGCTCGAGCACCTCGGGAAATGGCTCGTGGCGGCCTGCATTGCTATCTGTGTATTGATCTCGGCCATGGGTATCCTGCGCGGGGAGGGCCTCATCCCTATGTTCCTGGCCGGCGTGAGCCTCGCCGTCGCGGCGATCCCCGAGGGCCTCCCCGCCATCGTGACCATCGCCCTGGCCATAGGGGTCCAGAGGATGAGCGCGCGTCATGCTATAGTCCGGCGGCTCATGGCTGTTGAGACCCTGGGATGCACGACTGTTATATGCTCAGACAAGACCGGGACACTGACCCGGAACGAGATGACAGTATGCGAGCTAAACCTCATGGGCCGGGTGATAGAGATCTCCGGGACAGGATACGACCCCAAGGGAGAATTCACTGAGCGCGGCAGGCCTATCGACCCTCAAAAGGACCCCGGCCTGGTGACGGCCCTGGAGGTAGGGGTGCTGTGCAACAACGCAAGGCTGGAACGGGATGGGGTCGCTCTCGGGCCCAAGTGGCGGGAGAAGCGAGGCGCGAACCGGGACCGGGAGGAGGCGGCGCGCCCGCGCGCTGGCCACCCGCGCGCGGGCGCGGATAGGAATAGGGGCCGTGGGACCGGGGGCCGATGGGGTGTGATCGGTGATCCCACGGAAGGAGCCCTTGTCGTCGCTGGGGCGAAGGCGGGGCTCTGGAAGGATGATCTTGCGCGCAGGCTCGAATGGCTCGGCGAGATCCCGTTCGATTCAGACCGGAAGAGGATGACCGTGGTCTTCAAGAGGGGTGAGGATGTCGTCGCCTACGTAAAGGGTGCCCCCGACTTCCTGGTGGAGCTATGTTCGAGCGTTATGAAATCCGCCACGGTTACGGTCACAGCCGCGGCTATATCGAATACCGCCGCCGCGAGCCCCCTGACACCGGGCACCCGCCGCGCGGTGCTCGAGCAGAATATGAAGATGGCAGGCCGCGGGTTGAGGGTCCTCGGGCTGGCTTACAGGGTGCTGCCGCGTGGACTCAAGGTTGATAAGATCGGGCTCGAGGACGCCGAATGGATAGAGAGGGATCTTACATTTATCGGGCTGGCTGGCATGATAGACCCGCCGCGGGAGGAATCGAAGAAGGCCCTCGACTCCGCCCGCCGGGCTGGCGTGAGGACCATAATGATCACGGGCGACCACGAAGGGACCGCGGCGGCTGTCGCCAGGGAGCTCGGGCTCCTCGGGGATGGGGATGGTAATGAGGATGGTGATGGTGGACGGGTGGTAACAGGTTCAATCCTAGAAAGCATGTCGGACGCCAGGCTCGACCGCGAGGTGGATCATATAAACGTATTCGCCCGCGTCGCGCCGAGACACAAGCTCAGGATCGTCCGTTCGCTGAAGCGGCGTGGCGAGATCGTCGCGATGACGGGCGATGGCGTCAATGATGCCCCGGCCATAAAAGAGGCGGATATAGGGATCGCTATGGGGCGTTCGGGCACCGACGTTGCCAAGGAGGCGTCGTCGATGATTCTCGCTGATGATAATTATGCGACTATAGTTGCGGCCATAGAAGAAGGGAGGGCTATTTACGATAATATAAGGAAATTCATACGGTATCTCCTCGCATGCAACGTGGGTGAGGTTCTCACAATGCTCCTCACCGTCCTCACCGGGCTTCCTCTGCCTCTCCTGCCCATTCAGATTCTCTGGATAAACCTTGTAACCGATGGGCTCCCTGCCCTGGCCCTCGGGATAGACCCCACAGAACCGGGAGTGATGAACCGGAAACCGCGCAGTCCGAAGGAGAGCATATTCGCCCGCGGCCTGGGCCTGAAGATCATATCCCAGGGGGTCTTCATAGGCCTGTGCACGGTGGCGGTCTTCGTGGCGGAGCTTTACCTCTCGAGCGGGGACCTTATCCGCTCGCGTTCCGCGGCCTTTACAACCCTGGTCCTCTCCCAGCTATTTTACGTCTTCCTGTGCAGGTCGGAAACCCGGTCCATCCCGGACATGAGTTTTGGAGGCAACCCCTATCTTACGGGGGCAGTGCTGGTATCGTGCGCTATGCAGCTCCTTGCAATCTACCTGCCGGCGCTGAGGCTGGTCTTCAGGACGGCCACCCTCGGCCTCCTGGACTGGGTCCTGGTGCTTACCCTCTCAGGGTGGTCAAGCGCGCTTTCCGTGATGGCACGCGGTGTTAAACGGATAGTGGTGCGAAAGCTCTCCGTATTGAGAGTTTAA
- a CDS encoding YicC family protein, translated as MIRSMTGYGCGTVCQDGIRVTAEARSVNHRYSEISVRMPREFASLEDRVRGLARSRIERGHVDILISVGSVDPVGPPGAAGDDDIGEGGGKWPGVDIKINEPLARAYLDGARNLAARLGLDADIDLSFLLMLPDILSCEQKAPDIEFLWASLMEPAVARAMDALVAMRTTEGMRLYEDIIHRTGKIEQCIKRIGERAPQLAEEYRVRLERRVAELLGDLPLDPSRIAAEVVLFAERSSIAEELVRLGSHVNQIRNTMESESEGAVGRKLDFLLQEINREANTIASKALDIEISGHVVAIKSELEKMREQVQNIE; from the coding sequence ATGATACGCAGCATGACGGGCTACGGGTGCGGCACCGTATGCCAGGACGGGATACGCGTCACCGCCGAAGCGCGCTCGGTCAATCACAGGTACAGTGAGATCTCGGTCCGGATGCCCAGGGAGTTCGCCTCCCTCGAGGATCGAGTGCGAGGTCTCGCCCGGTCGAGGATCGAGCGCGGGCATGTGGACATCCTCATCTCAGTAGGCTCGGTAGACCCGGTGGGTCCGCCTGGCGCGGCCGGGGACGATGATATTGGCGAGGGCGGTGGCAAATGGCCCGGCGTAGATATCAAGATCAATGAACCCCTTGCCAGGGCGTATCTTGATGGCGCGAGGAATCTCGCGGCGCGCCTCGGCCTTGATGCTGATATTGATCTCAGCTTTCTCCTGATGCTTCCAGACATTCTTTCCTGCGAGCAGAAAGCGCCTGACATTGAGTTTCTATGGGCATCGCTCATGGAGCCTGCCGTGGCCAGAGCCATGGACGCCCTCGTGGCGATGAGAACGACGGAGGGCATGCGACTCTATGAGGATATTATACATAGAACGGGGAAAATTGAGCAATGTATAAAGAGAATTGGCGAACGAGCGCCACAGCTTGCGGAGGAATACCGGGTTCGCCTCGAAAGGAGGGTCGCTGAGCTCTTAGGGGATTTGCCTTTAGACCCCTCTCGCATCGCAGCCGAGGTAGTGCTGTTTGCCGAGCGCAGCAGCATCGCCGAGGAACTGGTGCGCCTTGGGAGCCATGTGAATCAGATTCGCAATACCATGGAGTCCGAGTCTGAGGGGGCGGTTGGGAGGAAGCTTGACTTCCTGCTTCAGGAGATCAACAGGGAGGCTAACACGATAGCATCGAAGGCGCTGGACATTGAGATTTCAGGCCATGTTGTAGCCATCAAGAGCGAGCTCGAAAAGATGAGGGAGCAGGTTCAAAACATCGAGTGA
- a CDS encoding fibronectin/fibrinogen-binding protein has product MAFDGVMMRAVRQELSARLTGARIDRIYQPSRHEIVIIARQAGEALRLLISAAAETPRIHITGVAKENPESPPAFCMLLRKHLVDGRIDRVEQVGLDRILRISVREPDYYPDYYSDNNYNDYDGDSHGDDQLRAAGGPATRARTRTLVVEIMGKHSNIILLNGDGTTIMDSIKHVTRAMSRYREVLPGRPYSPPPAGDKRDLLGETRESLARLVEESFSTETAGVSVSRWVMNTFIGFGPTLAREIVERAGLDPDAPVRAAVAAAPDAEAPDAGTRAGTGAGAVERIAGRLAASLSDMAEIIKEGRFTRPTVVEDSGTGRILAFAPFPLIQRPNPGDEAAGPPAEAVAREFASISEMLDYVYTPRDIQISLAEAKSRLVRVIEGNLSRARRKLDRQEEALCDAENAESYKLMGELIKANMGVLKKGDTEARVINYFDPELKPVKIELDPALAPSENAQAYFAKYAKAKRSLEVTREQRDRTKSDIEYLEQVALTLEQAQSLDAVDEIREELIASGYAEGLPDGVQDGRRARQDGHARDVRARNRSRRAGPVAAANRPRPMRFKSEDGYEILVGRNNRENDFLTMRQAAPDDIWLHAKGIPGAHVIIRADDKGNVSERALLDAAGLAAYFSKGRQSTNVDIDYTRRRYVRKPRGAKPGMVIYERQQTLAVPPRLMPSAPDHDNG; this is encoded by the coding sequence ATGGCATTTGACGGCGTCATGATGAGGGCTGTGCGCCAGGAGCTATCGGCGAGACTCACCGGGGCCAGGATCGACAGGATATACCAGCCATCACGGCATGAAATCGTAATCATCGCGAGACAGGCCGGTGAGGCGTTGCGTCTTCTCATCTCCGCTGCGGCTGAGACACCCCGCATCCACATAACAGGCGTCGCGAAGGAGAACCCCGAAAGCCCTCCCGCGTTCTGCATGCTCCTCCGGAAACACCTCGTCGACGGGAGGATAGACCGTGTCGAGCAGGTGGGCCTCGACAGGATACTCAGGATATCGGTCCGCGAGCCGGATTACTATCCGGATTACTACAGCGATAATAACTATAACGACTATGATGGCGATAGCCACGGAGACGACCAGCTCAGGGCCGCGGGCGGACCCGCTACCAGGGCCAGGACCCGGACCCTCGTGGTCGAGATAATGGGTAAACACAGCAACATCATCCTCCTGAACGGCGATGGCACGACCATAATGGATTCTATAAAACACGTCACCAGGGCGATGAGCCGGTACCGGGAGGTCCTCCCGGGCCGCCCCTACTCCCCGCCGCCTGCCGGGGACAAGAGGGACCTTCTCGGCGAGACACGGGAATCCCTTGCACGCCTCGTGGAGGAATCCTTCTCCACCGAAACCGCCGGGGTTTCCGTCAGCAGGTGGGTGATGAATACCTTCATAGGCTTCGGGCCCACGCTCGCGCGGGAGATCGTCGAGCGCGCCGGGCTTGATCCTGATGCGCCAGTCCGCGCAGCGGTCGCAGCGGCCCCAGATGCCGAGGCCCCGGATGCTGGCACCAGGGCCGGCACCGGGGCCGGGGCGGTCGAGCGCATCGCCGGGCGACTCGCTGCGTCGCTTTCAGATATGGCGGAGATTATAAAGGAGGGGCGATTCACACGGCCTACGGTCGTGGAGGACTCAGGGACCGGGAGGATCCTGGCATTTGCGCCCTTCCCCCTCATCCAGCGCCCAAATCCCGGCGACGAAGCCGCTGGCCCCCCTGCCGAAGCTGTAGCGAGGGAATTCGCAAGCATCTCGGAGATGCTCGACTACGTCTACACCCCCCGGGACATACAGATCTCCCTGGCCGAGGCAAAGAGCCGCCTGGTGAGGGTGATCGAAGGCAACCTCTCCCGGGCCCGGCGGAAGCTCGACCGCCAAGAGGAGGCCCTGTGCGATGCCGAGAACGCCGAGAGCTACAAGCTCATGGGGGAGCTCATCAAGGCGAATATGGGGGTTTTGAAGAAGGGAGATACAGAAGCCCGGGTCATAAACTACTTCGACCCGGAGCTCAAACCCGTAAAGATAGAGCTCGACCCGGCGCTGGCGCCGAGCGAGAATGCTCAGGCATATTTCGCGAAGTACGCCAAGGCCAAGAGGAGCCTCGAGGTGACAAGGGAGCAAAGGGACAGGACTAAGAGCGACATCGAATACCTGGAACAGGTGGCGCTGACCCTTGAGCAGGCGCAATCGCTGGATGCGGTCGATGAAATCAGGGAAGAGCTCATTGCCTCAGGCTATGCGGAAGGCCTGCCGGATGGGGTTCAGGACGGACGGCGCGCCCGGCAGGACGGGCATGCCCGGGACGTGCGGGCCCGCAACCGGAGCCGCCGGGCGGGCCCCGTGGCGGCCGCAAACAGGCCCCGCCCCATGCGGTTCAAGTCCGAGGACGGCTACGAGATACTCGTGGGGCGCAATAATCGCGAAAACGACTTCCTGACGATGAGGCAGGCAGCCCCGGATGATATCTGGCTCCATGCAAAGGGCATACCGGGCGCGCACGTCATAATCCGCGCCGATGATAAGGGGAATGTATCAGAGAGAGCGCTCCTCGACGCGGCCGGGCTCGCGGCGTATTTTAGCAAGGGGAGGCAGAGCACAAACGTGGATATCGACTACACACGGCGCCGCTACGTCCGGAAGCCCAGGGGCGCGAAACCGGGCATGGTGATATACGAAAGGCAGCAGACGCTCGCGGTCCCACCGCGCCTCATGCCCTCCGCGCCCGATCATGATAACGGCTAG